A single Candidatus Deferrimicrobium sp. DNA region contains:
- a CDS encoding rhodanese-like domain-containing protein, with translation MPEVKKILFMAWFAAVTFAFPVSPSVLRAQEAIGEYPNLSPSEARELLGKRSGDSRFVLLDVRTAKEFSEERIEGAVMVDYLSPSFRGEVAKLDRSKSYLLYCRTGHRTEGAAKVMRELGFRNVSVIAGGITKWKEGGFPTTR, from the coding sequence ATGCCGGAAGTGAAGAAGATCTTGTTCATGGCGTGGTTCGCCGCTGTCACCTTCGCTTTTCCCGTGAGCCCGTCGGTTCTTCGCGCGCAGGAGGCGATAGGGGAGTACCCGAACCTGTCCCCTTCCGAGGCCCGGGAATTGCTGGGGAAACGATCCGGAGATTCCCGATTCGTTCTGCTGGATGTTCGAACCGCGAAGGAGTTCAGCGAGGAGCGGATCGAAGGGGCGGTGATGGTCGACTATCTTTCCCCATCGTTCCGGGGCGAAGTGGCGAAACTCGATCGGAGCAAGTCCTACCTCCTCTACTGCCGTACCGGACATCGAACCGAAGGAGCCGCCAAGGTGATGCGGGAATTGGGGTTCAGGAACGTGTCCGTGATTGCGGGCGGGATCACGAAGTGGAAAGAGGGGGGGTTCCCCACCACGCGGTAG